From the genome of Spodoptera frugiperda isolate SF20-4 chromosome 23, AGI-APGP_CSIRO_Sfru_2.0, whole genome shotgun sequence, one region includes:
- the LOC118267287 gene encoding mediator of RNA polymerase II transcription subunit 13 isoform X9, whose product MTHQNHQTNGASLEDCHTNFFALTELYGIKWRKLVWGETNGGGDGEEGGAPLADPVISSYARCLAGDILCVWRRVPAPPPPDNIYEMSTPVPPPLSLRAAKELWIFWYGEEPDLNGLVAPELIASQGDQGSWESGLSYECRSLLFKALHNLIERCLLSRDFVRLGKWFVQPYDGDEEEVGKSPWHLSFSFAFFLHGESTVCASVDVRQHPPVRTLTAKRLAKINSPDNQADAKVILAPFGLEGTLTGREWSDADAGTARLLDAWRQLYPLEQGCGAVEVVCGGARMRYPCPYVLVTHMEAGAGPARPSAAPARTLAALTTPAPHKAPEICYGEAAGDKTEDFIDPTRKTPCTCAKGPGAACSPASCGGGSPAPGGSAPPSAGAPPPSPHHQPLPNHQSTGIVPTTLHTPAPTPDPHAPPTPAPPSLPPPKTYTQQGSPGCVWRRPTLPAPAPRTDPLEDEHALHMLYDYTTVHAWLEHPVKRFKSSQSSFREEMALGAGAAGDLYAGHDHTKMAAMRDSQLDLKHEKLDHNEDTKEYKNLFTSDGLCPTLKDLEQIFDNSDDAASGDETVRLLQVATPPDSTKCGEESRCGRGCPRAEELSKMFPTPPSMEAHAQASPGFSLPDDATPLRAGSPPPDQAIEDWSYVFKPPTLYKYVGSSKYAPLTSLPSQLLPPVTLPPHAVYRPRYQDHDHDRDTPKARDDADADAARPQPGVKRSAPPTPETRDARPRRPCDTAPAGTGPGPRTGTTTTSTSCVAVSRTSRRGPDSAPAAPHAACPLMLNVLLADTVLNVFRDHNFDSCTLCVCNAGPKVVGNIRGADAATYLSGCTGMGGSGGAGGASPASADDEPSHCTCGFSAILNRRRAHRAGLFYEDEMEITGLAEEPGLGSQGAGLGEVARVVLAHSAGPAGGPASALARAATAAATHPPTDELRLNLLEYTDGGTAAARALRASVSGSSLSPLAAPPAAPPAVHRWPFIGARAPRSSRDVVRLMRRLRPLLQDAIQKRCCGARMWDGVTGPLTWRQFHRLAGRGNEDLCEPQPVPPLLVGHDRDWISLSPYALRHWERLALEPYSYARDVAYVVLAADCDALTEPLRAFFRELSAAYEACRLGRHQPISRLARDGLVRCAPSSRPERDDWTGPLPSGRLAAHLRAYGDTLRSSLLPQLAALSLDKTLLEPAERAERTEAMRPPSTPEHPATPGGAGGNTDTEAEPAAGGAAPGAAANAAAWDSDEAGAPALVLYVVEPPAAHAHRPHALHALLRLAARVMDHLHHHNPLVKIISLESVCARWGLGCNTEATSVGSTASAGGGGGAGGAADVRALAFSVFSGARRLLQHHANGKSLTGFGTAADANLFLQGKDEKNREPYKLFSPAWVLAAPRALKEVAETWGQGGGEQGGVLFLAYCLSHDQRWLLAAATDARGELLDTAAINIHVPHSSNSSRSRRRRSGPARRLGLTKLMDFTLGVMSQAAQPWRLVVGRVGRIGHGELKGWSWLLSRKHLVRASATLREICSSCTVLYPGGVPCILSACLVSTEPDSCLRLMADRFTPDERFSQASIQSHLHTPRDVTATHILVFPTSATTQSNQMPFEPPMANGEDSDMMFLNVDMGDEDMGEDNMTDLLIGDMFNNMWAAGSPRRTDDDPAGSPQAHHHHQAAFHHQDDNTTEAVGALLQQPLALGYMVSTAPLGAMPAWWWAGCAHLRDACPAFLKTALHLHAGSLQAADDYTSLTQRRDHNTHPLDSQTTTDVLRYVLEGYNALSWLALDGNTHDRLSCLPLHVQVLMQLYHTAAALG is encoded by the exons AAGGTGACCAGGGGTCGTGGGAGAGTGGACTCTCGTACGAATGCCGTTCGCTGCTGTTCAAGGCTCTTCATAACCTCATTGAAAG atGTCTGCTGTCGCGGGACTTCGTGAGGCTTGGGAAGTGGTTCGTCCAACCTTACGACGGCGACGAAGAAGAAGTCGGCAAGAG TCCATGGCACCTGTCGTTCTCGTTCGCGTTCTTCCTGCACGGCGAGAGCACGGTGTGTGCGTCCGTGGACGTGCGACAACACCCGCCCGTGCGCACGCTCACCGCCAAGCGACTCGCCAAGATCAACTCGCCCGACAACCAGGCTGATGCCAAAG TGATCCTGGCACCGTTCGGTCTGGAAGGCACCCTGACGGGCCGCGAGTGGAGCGACGCGGACGCGGGCACGGCGCGACTACTCGACGCCTGGCGACAACTCTACCCGTTGGAGCAGGGCTGTGGCGCTGTCGAG GTGGTATGCGGCGGCGCCCGCATGCGGTACCCGTGCCCGTACGTGCTGGTGACGCACATGGAGGCGGGCGCGGGCCCCGCGCGGCCCTCCGCCGCGCCCGCACGCACGCTCGCCGCGCTCACCACGCCCGCGCCGCACAAG GCTCCCGAGATCTGCTACGGTGAGGCTGCGGGCGACAAGACGGAAGACTTCATAGATCCCACCAGAAAAACTCCTTGTACCTGTGCGAA GGGCCCGGGCGCGGCGTGTTCCCCGGCCAGCTGTGGCGGAGGCTCCCCTGCCCCGGGCGGCTCCGCCCCACCCTCCGCTGGAGCACCACCACCCTCGCCACATCACCAGCCCTTGCCTAATCACCAG TCAACGGGCATAGTACCAACGACGTTACATACGCCTGCGCCGACGCCGGACCCGCACGCTCCACCCACTCCCGCGCCGCCATCGTTACCGCCGCCCAAAACTTATACCCAG cAGGGCTCCCCCGGCTGCGTGTGGCGCCGTCCGACGCTgcctgcgccggcgccgcgcaCCGACCCGCTGGAGGACGAGCACGCGCTGCACATGCTCTACGACTACACCACCGTGCACGCCTG GTTGGAGCACCCAGTGAAGCGGTTCAAGTCGTCCCAGAGCAGTTTCCGCGAGGAGATGGCgctgggcgcgggcgcggccggCGACCTGTACGCGGGACACGACCACACCAAGATGGCCGCCATGCGGGACTCGCAGCTCGACCTCAAGCATGAGAAACTCGACCATAAC GAGGATACGAAAGAGTACAAGAATCTGTTCACGTCGGACGGCCTGTGTCCGACGCTGAAGGACCTGGAGCAAATATTCGACAACTCGGACGACGCGGCCAGCGGCGATGAGACGGTAAGACTT TTGCAGGTGGCGACACCCCCCGACTCGACCAAGTGCGGCGAGGAGTCCCGCTGCGGGCGCGGCTGCCCGCGGGCCGAGGAGCTGAGCAAGATGTTCCCCACGCCGCCCAGCATGGAGGCGCACGCGCAGGCCTCGCCCGGCTTCTCGCTGCCCGACGACGCCACGCCGCTGCGCGCCGGCTCGCCGCCGCCCGACCAGGCCATCGAGGACTGGTCGTACGTGTTCAAGCCGCCCACGCTGTACAAGTACGTGGGCTCGTCCAAGTACGCGCCGCTCACGTCGCTGCCCAGCCAGCTGCTGCCGCCCGTCACGCTGCCGCCGCACGCCGTGTACCGCCCGCGCTACCAGGACCACGACCACGACCGCGACACGCCCAAGGCCCGCGACGACGCCGACGCCGACGCCGCGCGCCCGCAGCCCGGAGTCAAGCGCTCCGCGCCGCCCACACCGGAGACTCGCGACGCGCGCCCGCGCCGGCCCTGTGACACGGCGCCGGCCGGGACCGGCCCCGGGCCGCGGACTGGCACGACGACGACGTCGACGTCGTGCGTGGCAGTGTCCCGGACGTCCCGGCGCGGGCCGGACTCAGCCCCGGCGGCCCCGCACGCGGCGTGCCCGCTCATGCTCAACGTGCTGCTGGCCGACACCGTGCTCAACGTCTTCCGAGACCACAACTTCGACAGCTGCACGCTCTGCGTCTGTAATGCCGGACCCAAG GTGGTAGGCAACATCCGCGGCGCGGACGCAGCGACGTACCTGTCTGGCTGCACGGGTATGGGCGGgagcgggggcgcggggggcgcgtcCCCTGCCTCCGCGGACGACGAGCCCTCCCACTGCACCTGTGGCTTTAGCGCCATACTCAACCGACGACGGGCGCACCGAGCCGGACTCTTCTATGAG GACGAGATGGAGATCACGGGCCTGGCGGAGGAGCCCGGACTGGGCAGCCAGGGCGCGGGGCTGGGCGAGGTGGCGCGGGTGGTGCTGGCCCACAGCGCGGGCCCCGCGGGCGGCCCCGCCTCGGCCCTGGCGCgggccgccaccgccgccgccacgcaccCGCCCACGGACGAACTGCGGCTCAACCTACTCGA GTACACGGACGGCGGCACGGCGGCTGCGCGCGCGCTGCGTGCGTCGGTGAGCGGGTCCAGCCTCAGTCCGCTGGCCGCGCCCCCCGCCGCACCCCCCGCCGTGCATCGCTGGCCCTTCATCGGCGCACGCGCACCGCGCTCCTCCCGCGACGTAGTCAG ATTGATGCGGCGATTAAGACCTCTGTTACAAGACGCTATCCAGAAGCGTTGTTGTGGTGCGCGCATGTGGGACGGAGTGACGGGCCCCCTGACGTGGAGACAGTTCCACCGCCTGGCGGGGCGCGGCAACGAGGACCTCTGCGAGCCGCAGCCCGTGCCGCCGCTACTCGTGGGCCACGACCGCGACTGGATCTCCTTGTCTCCCTACGCGCTGCGGCACTGGGAGCGCCTGGCGCTGGAGCCCTACTCGTACGCGCGGGACGTGGCCTACGTCGTCCTGGCCGCCGACTGCGACGCTCTCACCGAGCCGCTCCGCGCCTTCTTCCGCGAGCTGTCGGCCGCGTACGAGGCCTGTCGCCTGGGCCGCCACCAGCCCATCTCGCGCCTGGCACGTGACGGCCTCGTGCGCTGCGCGCCCAGCTCGCGGCCCGAGCGCGACGACTGGACGGGGCCATTACCCTCCGGCCGGCTAGCGGCGCATCTGCGCGCCTACGGAGATACACTGCGGAGCTCCCTGCTGCCGCAGCTGGCCGCGCTGTCGCTGGACAAGACGCTGCTGGAGCCCGCGGAGCGCGCCGAGCGGACGGAAGCCATGCGGCCGCCGTCCACGCCGGAGCACCCCGCCACGCCGGGCGGCGCCGGCGGCAACACGGACACGGAGGCCGAGCCCGCGGCGGGTGGCGCAGCGCCCGGGGCGGCGGCAAACGCGGCCGCCTGGGACTCGGACGAGGCGGGCGCGCCCGCGCTCGTGCTCTACGTCGTGGAGCCGCCCGCGGCGCACGCGCACCGCCCGCACGCGCTGCACGCGCTGCTGCGCCTCGCCGCGCGGGTCATGGACCATCTGCACCACCACAACCCACTCGTCAAG ATCATCTCCCTGGAGAGTGTGTGTGCCCGGTGGGGCCTGGGCTGCAACACGGAGGCCACGAGCGTGGGCAGCACGGCcagcgcgggcggcggcgggggcgcggggggcgcggccgACGTGCGCGCGCTGGCCTTCAGCGTGTTCAGCGGGGCGCGCCGCCTGCTGCAGCATCACGCCAACGGGAAGTCGCTCACTGGCTTCGGCACCGCCGCCGACGCCAACCTCTTCCTGCAAGGCAAAGAC GAAAAGAATCGCGAGCCATACAAGTTGTTCTCCCCGGCGTGGGTGCTGGCGGCGCCGCGCGCGCTGAAGGAGGTGGCGGAGACGTGGGGGCAGGGCGGCGGCGAGCAGGGCGGCGTGCTGTTCCTGGCCTACTGCCTGAGCCACGACCAGCGCTGGCTGCTGGCCGCCGCCACGGACGCGCGCGGCGAGCTGCTCGACACCGCCGCCATCAACATACACGTGCCGCACAG TTCAAACTCATCCAGGTCACGTCGACGGCGGAGTGGTCCGGCGCGGCGGCTGGGGCTAACCAAGCTGATGGACTTCACACTCGGAGTCATGAGCCAGGCTGCGCAGCCCTGGCGCCTCGTCGTCGGCAGGGTCGGCCGCATCGGACATGGGGAACTTAAGG GTTGGAGCTGGCTCCTGTCCCGCAAGCACCTGGTGCGGGCGTCGGCCACGCTGCGCGAGATCTGCAGCAGCTGCACGGTCCTGTACCCGGGCGGCGTGCCCTGCATCCTGTCGGCCTGCCTGGTCTCCACGGAGCCCGACTCCTGCCTGCGCCTCATGGCCGACCGCTTCACGCCCGACGAGCGCTTCTCGCAGGCCTCCATACAGTCGCACCTGCACACTCCGCGGGACGTCACCGCCACGCATATACTCGTCTTCCCCACCTCCGCTACCACACAG TCAAATCAGATGCCCTTCGAGCCACCCATGGCGAACGGCGAGGACAGCGATATGATGTTCTTGAACGTGGACATGGGTGACGAGGATATGGGGGAAGACAACATGACGGACCTGTTGATCGGCGACATGTTCAACAACATGTGGGCCGCGGGCAGCCCGCGCCGCACTGACGACGACCCCGCCGGCAGCCCCCAGGCACACCACCATCACCAAGCTGCCTTCCACCACCAGGACGACAACACCACT GAGGCGGTGGGTGCGCTGCTGCAGCAGCCCCTGGCGCTGGGCTACATGGTGTCGACGGCCCCGCTGGGCGCCATGCCGGCGTGGTGGTGGGCGGGCTGCGCGCACCTGCGCGACGCCTGCCCCGCCTTCCTCAAGACGGCGCTGCACCTGCACGCCGGCTCGCTGCAGGCCGCCGACGACTACACGTCGCTCACGCAGCGCCGCGACCACAACACGCACCCGCTCGACTCGCAGACCACCACCGACGTGCTCAG ATACGTGCTGGAGGGCTACAACGCGCTGTCGTGGCTGGCCCTGGACGGCAACACGCACGACCGCCTGTCGTGCCTGCCGCTGCACGTGCAGGTGCTGATGCAGCTGTACCACACGGCGGCGGCGCTGGGCTAG
- the LOC118267287 gene encoding mediator of RNA polymerase II transcription subunit 13 isoform X2, whose amino-acid sequence MTHQNHQTNGASLEDCHTNFFALTELYGIKWRKLVWGETNGGGDGEEGGAPLADPVISSYARCLAGDILCVWRRVPAPPPPDNIYEMSTPVPPPLSLRAAKELWIFWYGEEPDLNGLVAPELIASQGDQGSWESGLSYECRSLLFKALHNLIERCLLSRDFVRLGKWFVQPYDGDEEEVGKSPWHLSFSFAFFLHGESTVCASVDVRQHPPVRTLTAKRLAKINSPDNQADAKVILAPFGLEGTLTGREWSDADAGTARLLDAWRQLYPLEQGCGAVEVVCGGARMRYPCPYVLVTHMEAGAGPARPSAAPARTLAALTTPAPHKAPEICYGEAAGDKTEDFIDPTRKTPCTCAKWRRRRAGRPAPFHRRAARPPRPAHSAHSAHPAHSAHSAHAAQGPGAACSPASCGGGSPAPGGSAPPSAGAPPPSPHHQPLPNHQSTGIVPTTLHTPAPTPDPHAPPTPAPPSLPPPKTYTQGSPGCVWRRPTLPAPAPRTDPLEDEHALHMLYDYTTVHAWLEHPVKRFKSSQSSFREEMALGAGAAGDLYAGHDHTKMAAMRDSQLDLKHEKLDHNEDTKEYKNLFTSDGLCPTLKDLEQIFDNSDDAASGDETVRLLQVATPPDSTKCGEESRCGRGCPRAEELSKMFPTPPSMEAHAQASPGFSLPDDATPLRAGSPPPDQAIEDWSYVFKPPTLYKYVGSSKYAPLTSLPSQLLPPVTLPPHAVYRPRYQDHDHDRDTPKARDDADADAARPQPGVKRSAPPTPETRDARPRRPCDTAPAGTGPGPRTGTTTTSTSCVAVSRTSRRGPDSAPAAPHAACPLMLNVLLADTVLNVFRDHNFDSCTLCVCNAGPKVVGNIRGADAATYLSGCTGMGGSGGAGGASPASADDEPSHCTCGFSAILNRRRAHRAGLFYEDEMEITGLAEEPGLGSQGAGLGEVARVVLAHSAGPAGGPASALARAATAAATHPPTDELRLNLLEYTDGGTAAARALRASVSGSSLSPLAAPPAAPPAVHRWPFIGARAPRSSRDVVRLMRRLRPLLQDAIQKRCCGARMWDGVTGPLTWRQFHRLAGRGNEDLCEPQPVPPLLVGHDRDWISLSPYALRHWERLALEPYSYARDVAYVVLAADCDALTEPLRAFFRELSAAYEACRLGRHQPISRLARDGLVRCAPSSRPERDDWTGPLPSGRLAAHLRAYGDTLRSSLLPQLAALSLDKTLLEPAERAERTEAMRPPSTPEHPATPGGAGGNTDTEAEPAAGGAAPGAAANAAAWDSDEAGAPALVLYVVEPPAAHAHRPHALHALLRLAARVMDHLHHHNPLVKIISLESVCARWGLGCNTEATSVGSTASAGGGGGAGGAADVRALAFSVFSGARRLLQHHANGKSLTGFGTAADANLFLQGKDEKNREPYKLFSPAWVLAAPRALKEVAETWGQGGGEQGGVLFLAYCLSHDQRWLLAAATDARGELLDTAAINIHVPHSSNSSRSRRRRSGPARRLGLTKLMDFTLGVMSQAAQPWRLVVGRVGRIGHGELKGWSWLLSRKHLVRASATLREICSSCTVLYPGGVPCILSACLVSTEPDSCLRLMADRFTPDERFSQASIQSHLHTPRDVTATHILVFPTSATTQSNQMPFEPPMANGEDSDMMFLNVDMGDEDMGEDNMTDLLIGDMFNNMWAAGSPRRTDDDPAGSPQAHHHHQAAFHHQDDNTTEAVGALLQQPLALGYMVSTAPLGAMPAWWWAGCAHLRDACPAFLKTALHLHAGSLQAADDYTSLTQRRDHNTHPLDSQTTTDVLRYVLEGYNALSWLALDGNTHDRLSCLPLHVQVLMQLYHTAAALG is encoded by the exons AAGGTGACCAGGGGTCGTGGGAGAGTGGACTCTCGTACGAATGCCGTTCGCTGCTGTTCAAGGCTCTTCATAACCTCATTGAAAG atGTCTGCTGTCGCGGGACTTCGTGAGGCTTGGGAAGTGGTTCGTCCAACCTTACGACGGCGACGAAGAAGAAGTCGGCAAGAG TCCATGGCACCTGTCGTTCTCGTTCGCGTTCTTCCTGCACGGCGAGAGCACGGTGTGTGCGTCCGTGGACGTGCGACAACACCCGCCCGTGCGCACGCTCACCGCCAAGCGACTCGCCAAGATCAACTCGCCCGACAACCAGGCTGATGCCAAAG TGATCCTGGCACCGTTCGGTCTGGAAGGCACCCTGACGGGCCGCGAGTGGAGCGACGCGGACGCGGGCACGGCGCGACTACTCGACGCCTGGCGACAACTCTACCCGTTGGAGCAGGGCTGTGGCGCTGTCGAG GTGGTATGCGGCGGCGCCCGCATGCGGTACCCGTGCCCGTACGTGCTGGTGACGCACATGGAGGCGGGCGCGGGCCCCGCGCGGCCCTCCGCCGCGCCCGCACGCACGCTCGCCGCGCTCACCACGCCCGCGCCGCACAAG GCTCCCGAGATCTGCTACGGTGAGGCTGCGGGCGACAAGACGGAAGACTTCATAGATCCCACCAGAAAAACTCCTTGTACCTGTGCGAA atggcggcggcggcgcgcgggcCGGCCGGCGCCCTTCCACCGCCGCGCGGCCCGGCCGCCGCGCCCGGCCCACTCCGCCCACTCCGCCCACCCCGCCCACTCCGCCCACTCCGCCCACGCCGCGCA GGGCCCGGGCGCGGCGTGTTCCCCGGCCAGCTGTGGCGGAGGCTCCCCTGCCCCGGGCGGCTCCGCCCCACCCTCCGCTGGAGCACCACCACCCTCGCCACATCACCAGCCCTTGCCTAATCACCAG TCAACGGGCATAGTACCAACGACGTTACATACGCCTGCGCCGACGCCGGACCCGCACGCTCCACCCACTCCCGCGCCGCCATCGTTACCGCCGCCCAAAACTTATACCCAG GGCTCCCCCGGCTGCGTGTGGCGCCGTCCGACGCTgcctgcgccggcgccgcgcaCCGACCCGCTGGAGGACGAGCACGCGCTGCACATGCTCTACGACTACACCACCGTGCACGCCTG GTTGGAGCACCCAGTGAAGCGGTTCAAGTCGTCCCAGAGCAGTTTCCGCGAGGAGATGGCgctgggcgcgggcgcggccggCGACCTGTACGCGGGACACGACCACACCAAGATGGCCGCCATGCGGGACTCGCAGCTCGACCTCAAGCATGAGAAACTCGACCATAAC GAGGATACGAAAGAGTACAAGAATCTGTTCACGTCGGACGGCCTGTGTCCGACGCTGAAGGACCTGGAGCAAATATTCGACAACTCGGACGACGCGGCCAGCGGCGATGAGACGGTAAGACTT TTGCAGGTGGCGACACCCCCCGACTCGACCAAGTGCGGCGAGGAGTCCCGCTGCGGGCGCGGCTGCCCGCGGGCCGAGGAGCTGAGCAAGATGTTCCCCACGCCGCCCAGCATGGAGGCGCACGCGCAGGCCTCGCCCGGCTTCTCGCTGCCCGACGACGCCACGCCGCTGCGCGCCGGCTCGCCGCCGCCCGACCAGGCCATCGAGGACTGGTCGTACGTGTTCAAGCCGCCCACGCTGTACAAGTACGTGGGCTCGTCCAAGTACGCGCCGCTCACGTCGCTGCCCAGCCAGCTGCTGCCGCCCGTCACGCTGCCGCCGCACGCCGTGTACCGCCCGCGCTACCAGGACCACGACCACGACCGCGACACGCCCAAGGCCCGCGACGACGCCGACGCCGACGCCGCGCGCCCGCAGCCCGGAGTCAAGCGCTCCGCGCCGCCCACACCGGAGACTCGCGACGCGCGCCCGCGCCGGCCCTGTGACACGGCGCCGGCCGGGACCGGCCCCGGGCCGCGGACTGGCACGACGACGACGTCGACGTCGTGCGTGGCAGTGTCCCGGACGTCCCGGCGCGGGCCGGACTCAGCCCCGGCGGCCCCGCACGCGGCGTGCCCGCTCATGCTCAACGTGCTGCTGGCCGACACCGTGCTCAACGTCTTCCGAGACCACAACTTCGACAGCTGCACGCTCTGCGTCTGTAATGCCGGACCCAAG GTGGTAGGCAACATCCGCGGCGCGGACGCAGCGACGTACCTGTCTGGCTGCACGGGTATGGGCGGgagcgggggcgcggggggcgcgtcCCCTGCCTCCGCGGACGACGAGCCCTCCCACTGCACCTGTGGCTTTAGCGCCATACTCAACCGACGACGGGCGCACCGAGCCGGACTCTTCTATGAG GACGAGATGGAGATCACGGGCCTGGCGGAGGAGCCCGGACTGGGCAGCCAGGGCGCGGGGCTGGGCGAGGTGGCGCGGGTGGTGCTGGCCCACAGCGCGGGCCCCGCGGGCGGCCCCGCCTCGGCCCTGGCGCgggccgccaccgccgccgccacgcaccCGCCCACGGACGAACTGCGGCTCAACCTACTCGA GTACACGGACGGCGGCACGGCGGCTGCGCGCGCGCTGCGTGCGTCGGTGAGCGGGTCCAGCCTCAGTCCGCTGGCCGCGCCCCCCGCCGCACCCCCCGCCGTGCATCGCTGGCCCTTCATCGGCGCACGCGCACCGCGCTCCTCCCGCGACGTAGTCAG ATTGATGCGGCGATTAAGACCTCTGTTACAAGACGCTATCCAGAAGCGTTGTTGTGGTGCGCGCATGTGGGACGGAGTGACGGGCCCCCTGACGTGGAGACAGTTCCACCGCCTGGCGGGGCGCGGCAACGAGGACCTCTGCGAGCCGCAGCCCGTGCCGCCGCTACTCGTGGGCCACGACCGCGACTGGATCTCCTTGTCTCCCTACGCGCTGCGGCACTGGGAGCGCCTGGCGCTGGAGCCCTACTCGTACGCGCGGGACGTGGCCTACGTCGTCCTGGCCGCCGACTGCGACGCTCTCACCGAGCCGCTCCGCGCCTTCTTCCGCGAGCTGTCGGCCGCGTACGAGGCCTGTCGCCTGGGCCGCCACCAGCCCATCTCGCGCCTGGCACGTGACGGCCTCGTGCGCTGCGCGCCCAGCTCGCGGCCCGAGCGCGACGACTGGACGGGGCCATTACCCTCCGGCCGGCTAGCGGCGCATCTGCGCGCCTACGGAGATACACTGCGGAGCTCCCTGCTGCCGCAGCTGGCCGCGCTGTCGCTGGACAAGACGCTGCTGGAGCCCGCGGAGCGCGCCGAGCGGACGGAAGCCATGCGGCCGCCGTCCACGCCGGAGCACCCCGCCACGCCGGGCGGCGCCGGCGGCAACACGGACACGGAGGCCGAGCCCGCGGCGGGTGGCGCAGCGCCCGGGGCGGCGGCAAACGCGGCCGCCTGGGACTCGGACGAGGCGGGCGCGCCCGCGCTCGTGCTCTACGTCGTGGAGCCGCCCGCGGCGCACGCGCACCGCCCGCACGCGCTGCACGCGCTGCTGCGCCTCGCCGCGCGGGTCATGGACCATCTGCACCACCACAACCCACTCGTCAAG ATCATCTCCCTGGAGAGTGTGTGTGCCCGGTGGGGCCTGGGCTGCAACACGGAGGCCACGAGCGTGGGCAGCACGGCcagcgcgggcggcggcgggggcgcggggggcgcggccgACGTGCGCGCGCTGGCCTTCAGCGTGTTCAGCGGGGCGCGCCGCCTGCTGCAGCATCACGCCAACGGGAAGTCGCTCACTGGCTTCGGCACCGCCGCCGACGCCAACCTCTTCCTGCAAGGCAAAGAC GAAAAGAATCGCGAGCCATACAAGTTGTTCTCCCCGGCGTGGGTGCTGGCGGCGCCGCGCGCGCTGAAGGAGGTGGCGGAGACGTGGGGGCAGGGCGGCGGCGAGCAGGGCGGCGTGCTGTTCCTGGCCTACTGCCTGAGCCACGACCAGCGCTGGCTGCTGGCCGCCGCCACGGACGCGCGCGGCGAGCTGCTCGACACCGCCGCCATCAACATACACGTGCCGCACAG TTCAAACTCATCCAGGTCACGTCGACGGCGGAGTGGTCCGGCGCGGCGGCTGGGGCTAACCAAGCTGATGGACTTCACACTCGGAGTCATGAGCCAGGCTGCGCAGCCCTGGCGCCTCGTCGTCGGCAGGGTCGGCCGCATCGGACATGGGGAACTTAAGG GTTGGAGCTGGCTCCTGTCCCGCAAGCACCTGGTGCGGGCGTCGGCCACGCTGCGCGAGATCTGCAGCAGCTGCACGGTCCTGTACCCGGGCGGCGTGCCCTGCATCCTGTCGGCCTGCCTGGTCTCCACGGAGCCCGACTCCTGCCTGCGCCTCATGGCCGACCGCTTCACGCCCGACGAGCGCTTCTCGCAGGCCTCCATACAGTCGCACCTGCACACTCCGCGGGACGTCACCGCCACGCATATACTCGTCTTCCCCACCTCCGCTACCACACAG TCAAATCAGATGCCCTTCGAGCCACCCATGGCGAACGGCGAGGACAGCGATATGATGTTCTTGAACGTGGACATGGGTGACGAGGATATGGGGGAAGACAACATGACGGACCTGTTGATCGGCGACATGTTCAACAACATGTGGGCCGCGGGCAGCCCGCGCCGCACTGACGACGACCCCGCCGGCAGCCCCCAGGCACACCACCATCACCAAGCTGCCTTCCACCACCAGGACGACAACACCACT GAGGCGGTGGGTGCGCTGCTGCAGCAGCCCCTGGCGCTGGGCTACATGGTGTCGACGGCCCCGCTGGGCGCCATGCCGGCGTGGTGGTGGGCGGGCTGCGCGCACCTGCGCGACGCCTGCCCCGCCTTCCTCAAGACGGCGCTGCACCTGCACGCCGGCTCGCTGCAGGCCGCCGACGACTACACGTCGCTCACGCAGCGCCGCGACCACAACACGCACCCGCTCGACTCGCAGACCACCACCGACGTGCTCAG ATACGTGCTGGAGGGCTACAACGCGCTGTCGTGGCTGGCCCTGGACGGCAACACGCACGACCGCCTGTCGTGCCTGCCGCTGCACGTGCAGGTGCTGATGCAGCTGTACCACACGGCGGCGGCGCTGGGCTAG